In Cervus elaphus chromosome 7, mCerEla1.1, whole genome shotgun sequence, the following proteins share a genomic window:
- the LOC122697211 gene encoding SLA class II histocompatibility antigen, DQ haplotype D alpha chain-like produces the protein MVLNRALILGTLALTTMMRTSEGEDIVADHVGSYGITIYQSYGPSGQYTHEFDGDEQFYVDLEKKETVWKLPLFSRILSFDTQFALRNIAIMKTHVDFLTEFSNSTAATNKVPEVTVFSKSPVMLGQPNTLICHVDNIFPPVINITWLRNGHSVTEGVSETSFLIKSDYSFLKIKYLTFLPSDDDVYDCKVEHWGLDKPLLKHWEPEIPAPMSELTETVVCALGLTMGLMGIVVGTIFIIQGLHSGDPSRHQGPL, from the exons ATGGTCCTGAACAGAGCTCTGATTCTGGGAACCCTTGCCCTGACCACCATGATGAGGACCAGTGAAGGTGAAGACATTGTAG CTGACCATGTTGGTTCCTATGGCATAACCATATATCAGTCTTATGGTCCCTCTGGCCAGTACACCCATGAATTTGATGGAGATGAGCAGTTCTATGTGGACCTGGAGAAGAAGGAGACTGTCTGGAAGCTGCCCCTATTTAGCAGAATTTTAAGTTTTGACACACAGTTTGCGCTGAGAAACATAGCCATCATGAAAACTCACGTGGACTTCCTGACTGAATTCTCCAACTCTACTGCTGCTACCAATA AGGTTCCTGAGGTGACTgtgttttccaagtctcctgtgatGCTGGGCCAGCCCAACACCCTCATCTGTCATGTGGACAACATCTTTCCCCCTGTGATCAACATCACATGGTTGAGGAATGGGCACTCAGTCACAGAGGGTGTTTCTGAGACCAGTTTTCTCATCAAGAGTGATTATTCTTTCCTCAAGATCAAGTATCTCACCTTCCTCCCTTCCGATGATGATGTTTATGACTGCAAAGTGGAACACTGGGGCCTGGATAAGCCACTGCTCAAACACTGGG AGCCTGAGATTCCAGCCCCTATGTCAGAGCTGACAGAGACTGTGGTCTGTGCCCTGGGGTTGACCATGGGCCTCATGGGCATCGTGGTGGGCACCATCTTCATCATCCAAGGCCTGCACTCAGGTGACCCTTCCAGACACCAGGGGCCCTTGTGA